A stretch of the Lolium perenne isolate Kyuss_39 chromosome 3, Kyuss_2.0, whole genome shotgun sequence genome encodes the following:
- the LOC127345204 gene encoding extradiol ring-cleavage dioxygenase, whose protein sequence is MDTFFLSHGAVTLSVDETIPARAFYKSWLPAAIAGKQAPRAILVVSAHWDTEATPTVNVVHGTNDTIYDFHGFPEAMYKLKYPAPGAPDVAERTKKLLEDAGFGPVSEDHGRGLDHGTWVPLMLMYPDADIPVCQLSVQSGRDGTYHYNLGKALAPLRDEGVLVIGTGTATHNLSKMGPHDAPVPQWASEFDTWLKDSLLDGRYDDVKQYEEKAPYAKVAHPTPDHFYPLHVALGAAGDESKAELIHHSWTNASISYASYRFTAKN, encoded by the exons ATGGACACCTTCTTCCTGTCGCACGGCGCGGTCACGCTCTCCGTCGACGAGACGATCCCGGCGCGAGCCTTTTACAAGTCGTGGCTGCCGGCGGCCATCGCGGGCAAGCAGGCGCCGCGTGCTATCCTCGTCGTGTCCGCCCACTGGGATACGGAGGCCACGCCGACCGTCAACGTCGTCCACGGCACCAACGACACCATCTACGACTTCCATGGCTTCCCGGAGGCCATGTACAAG CTGAAATACCCTGCGCCGGGCGCGCCTGACGTCGCCGAGAGGACCAAGAAGCTCCTGGAGGACGCCGGGTTCGGGCCGGTGAGCGAGGACCACGGCCGCGGGCTCGACCACGGCACCTGGGTGCCGCTGATGCTCATGTACCCGGACGCCGACATCCCGGTGTGCCAGCTCTCCGTGCAGAGCGGCCGCGACGGCACCTACCACTACAACCTCGGCAAGGCGCTTGCGCCGCTCAGAGACGAAGGGGTCCTCGTCATCGGCACCGGCACCGCCACGCACAACCTCAGCAAGATGGGGCCTCACGATGCGCCGGTGCCGCAGTGGGCATCCGAGTTTGACACCTGGCTCAAGGATTCGCTCCTGGACGGGAG GTACGACGACGTGAAGCAGTATGAAGAGAAGGCACCCTATGCCAAGGTGGCACACCCTACGCCGGATCATTTCTACCCACTGCACGTCGCGCTCGGCGCTGCCGGGGACGAGTCCAAGGCGGAGCTGATCCACCACAGTTGGACCAACGCCAGTATCTCCTACGCCTCG